The Streptomyces laurentii region CGGGCGCCCGGCCCGGGCACCTGATCCGGCGCTTTCGGGAACGGATCCGGCCGGATTCCGATCCCCGGGGGTTCCTGAGCGGAAGCCAAACCCGCTCAGGAACCCACAGAGGTGCACAGGACGGTGTGCGACACGCATCGTGCGCCTCCTGTGCGCCCTATGTCGCCGCAGAACCTTCCTTCGATAGGCTGTGCCGAACCCGCCCCGCCGCATATGCGCGGCGCTGTTGCCGTTGCCGCCCCAGGGGCGCGAACGGCCCGGGATTCCGGGTGATCCCGTCGAAAACTCCACCGAACAACCACGCACGTCAAGGAGAGTCATCGAGCGATGGCCGGTCCCGCGTTCCGCGCCGCCGCCGTACGGGTGCGCGTCCCCGCCACCAGCGCCAACCTCGGCCCGGGCTTCGACGCCCTCGGCCTGTCGCTGGGCCTCTACGACGACGTCGTCGTCCGGGTCGCCGACTCCGGGCTGCACATCGACATCGCCGGCGAAGGCGCCGACACCCTTCCGCGCGACGAGAGCCACCTGCTCGTACGCTCGATGCGCACGGCCTTCGACCTGCTCGGCGGTCAGCCGCGCGGCCTCGAGGTCGTCTGCGCCAACCGCATCCCGCACGGTCGCGGCCTCGGCTCCTCCTCCGCCGCCATCTGCGCCGGCATCGTCGCCGCCCGCGCCGTGACGATAGGCGGCGACAGCCGGCTCGACGCGGCCCGGCTGCTCGAACTGGCCACCGAGATCGAGGGCCACCCCGACAACGTCGCCGCCTGTCTGCTCGGCGGATTCACCCTCGCCTGGACCGAGTCCGGCGCCGCGCGGGCCATCAGGATGGAGCCCGCCGATTCCATCGTTCCGGTGGTTTTCGTGCCCGGGAAGCCCGTACTGACCGAGACCGCCCGCGGTCTGCTCCCGCGCACCGTCCCGCATGTGGACGCCGCCGCCAACGCCGGCCGCGCCGCCCTCCTCGTCGAGGCGCTGACGCGTCGTCCCGAGCTGCTGCTCGCGGCCACCGAGGACCGGCTGCACCAGGAATACCGGGCGCCCGCGATGCCGGAGAGCGTCGCCCTGGTCAACCGGCTGCGGGCGGACGGCGTGCCCGCGGTCATCTCCGGCGCGGGCCCCACGGTCCTCGCGCTGGCCGATGCCCATACGGCCGACAAGGTCGCGCTCCTCGCGGGCGAGGGCTGGGCCGCGAACCGGCTCGACCTCGACATGTCCGGGGCGAGTGTGCTTCCGCTCGCGCCCTGACGCGCGGCGGTGACCGTCCCCCGTCAGGGCGGTCACCGCGGCCGTACGGCCCCTCACCAGGGCATGTACGGACAACCGACAGCCGGTGACGGAGAGGGGGAATGTTTGTTGGAGCCGGTAGTGTTAACCTCATGTTGCAACCCGACTTCTTCAAGTCGTGGTGCTGAGTGTCCCTATCAGGGACCACCCGTTCTTCCGGGAGCCTCCTCCACTGCCTGAGCAGCCTGCCTGAGCAGTTTCGAGCACGCTCCGGAACCGGCGCGACACCCCTCGCTTGTCTCCGGTGAGGGCCGAGCAGGGGGCTCGGGCCGGACCCACAGCACGTTTTCTTTTTCTTTCCGCCGTACCCGGCGGGACCACCGCCCCGACACGGTCCACCAAGCAGGGCCGCTGCCGGACAGCACGACCGGTCGCCGAGCCAGATGGCCGACGTCCGCTCCAGGGAAGGACCCTTCGTGAGCGACACCACCGATCTGATGGGCGTGACTGCCGACAACTCTGTCGACGCCGCCGCGCCCGCCGCAGGTGCTGCCTCCGGCACCACCGCACGGCGCCGCCGCTCCGGCACCGGCCTCGAGGGCATGGTCCTGGCCGAGCTGCAGCAGGTCGCGTCCGGCCTCGGCATCAGGGGCACCGCGCGGATGCGCAAGGGCCAGCTGATCGAGGTCATCAAGGAGGCGCAGGCCGGAGGCTCCGGTTCCGCCGCTTCCACCGCCGGCTCCGCCGACACCGCGGAGTCCAAGCCGAAGCGCCGCGCCACCTCCAAGGCCCGTACGGCCGAGAGCGCCGCCGAGGCCGCGCCGAAGGCCGAGAAGGCCGAGAAGTCCGCGCCGGTCGCCCAGCAGCAGATCGAGATCCCGGGCCAGCCGGCCAGTGACGACGCTCCGGCCGGCGAGCGCCGCCGGCGCCGTGCCACGGCCCCCGCCGGTTCGCCGGAGGGCGAGGCCAAGGCCGAGACCGCGCAGGCCGTGAAGACCGAGACCCGCGTCGAGGCCCGTACGGACGTCAAGACCGAGCAGCAGGGCCAGGCGCAGGGCGAGGCCCGTTCCGAGGCCGCCGGCGACGGCGCCGAGGGCCGGGGCCGCCGGGACCGCGGCGACCGTGGTGACCGCGGCGAGCGCGGTGACCGTCAGGGCCGCCGCGACCGTCAGCGCGACCGCGGCAAGGGCGACGACCAGCAGGGCGGCCAGCGCAAGGACCGTCAGGAGCGCCAGGACCGCCAGGAGCGTCAGGGCAGCCAGCAGGCCGGTCCGCAGGACGACGGTTTCGACGACGACGGCGGCCGTCGCGGCCGGCGCGGGCGCTACCGCGACCGTCGTGGCCGTCGCGGCCGTGACGACTTCGCGGGCGGCGGCGAGCCGCAGGTCTCCGAGGACGACGTCCTGATCCCCGTCGCGGGCATCCTCGACATCCTCGACAACTACGCGTTCATCCGGACCTCCGGCTACCTGCCCGGCCCGAACGACGTGTACGTCTCCCTCGCCCAGGTCCGCAAGAGCGGTCTGCGCAAGGGTGACCACGTCACCGGTGCCGTGCGTCAGCCGAAGGAAGGCGAGCGCCGCGAGAAATTCAACGCGCTCGTGCGCCTCGACTCGGTCAACGGCATGGCGCCGGAGTCCGGCCGCGGCCGCCCCGAGTTCACCAAGCTCACCCCGCTCTACCCGCAGGACCGGCTCCGTCTGGAGACCGACCCGGGCGTGCTGACCACGCGGATCATCGACCTCGTGTCGCCGATCGGCAAGGGCCAGCGTGGTCTGATCGTGGCCCCGCCGAAGACCGGCAAGACCATGATCATGCAGGCGATCGCCAACGCGATCACCCACAACAACCCCGAGTGCCACCTGATGGTCGTCCTGGTCGACGAGCGTCCGGAAGAGGTCACCGACATGCAGCGGTCGGTCAAGGGCGAGGTCATCTCCTCGACCTTCGACCGTCCGGCCGAGGACCACACCACCGTCGCCGAGCTGGCCATCGAGCGCGCCAAGCGTCTCGTCGAGCTGGGTCACGACGTGGTCGTCCTGCTCGACTCCATCACCCGTCTGGGCCGCGCGTACAACCTCGCGGCGCCGGCCTCCGGCCGCATCCTGTCCGGTGGTGTCGACTCGACCGCGCTCTACCCGCCGAAGCGCTTCTTCGGTGCCGCGCGCAACATCGAGGACGGCGGCTCGCTGACCATCCTGGCCACCGCGCTGGTCGACACCGGCTCGCGCATGGACGAGGTGATCTTCGAGGAGTTCAAGGGCACCGGCAACATGGAGCTCAAGCTCGACCGGAAGCTCGCCGACAAGCGCATCTTCCCGGCCGTCGACGTCGACGCCTCGGGTACGCGCAAGGAGGAGATCCTGCTCGGCAGCGACGAGCTGGCGATCACCTGGAAGCTGCGTCGCGTGCTGCACGCGCTCGACCAGCAGCAGGCGATCGAGCTGCTGATCGACAAGCTCAAGCAGACGAAGTCGAACGCCGAGTTCCTGCTGCAGATCCAGAAGACGACGCCCGGCGGCAACAACGACTGATCCCGCGCGGTGACGGACGCGAGACGTCCGTCACGGTCGCCGGGATCGACGGGAGGCCGCGCCTCCTTCTCGTAACCCTGCCGTGACCTGCGTAAACGACTGCGCCCATCGAGCATCCGCTCGGTGGGCGCAGTCCGTTTACCGGGCATCAAGGGCCAAAACCTCATAAGCTCGTATGCAACCCTTTCGGGTGTTTCGCGGTCACACCAGGTGTACCGAAGGCCCAAGGGAGACGGATGACCGAGCAGAATCGCGGCGGCCGCATACGCCCCACCGGCCGCCGCCGCAAGCCGCATACGAAGGGCCACCGCACCGCGGTGATCGCCGCCTGGAGCGGGGCCGTGCTCGTCCTCGTCGCCGGTTCCGGCCTCGGATACGCGTACGTCCGGCTCGACGGGAACCTCAAGGGCGTCGACATCAACGCCCAGCTCGGCAAGAACCGCCCGGACGACGTCGACAACGGCTCGATGGACATCCTGCTGCTCGGCTCCGACTCGCGCTCCGGCGCGAACGCCGCGTACGGCAAGGACGAGGGCGGCGCCCGCTCCGACACCGCGATGGTCGTGCACGTCTATCCGGGCCACAAGAAGGCGTCGGTGGTCTCCATACCGCGCGACACCCTCGTCGACCGGCCCATGTGCGCGAGCCCGCAGGGCGCCCCGGTCCCGGCCGAGCGGCGGGCCATGTTCAACACGGCGTACGAGGTCGGCGGGCCGGCCTGCGCCGTGAAGACCGTCGAGTCGATGTCCGGCATCCGCATGGACCACTACATCGAGGTCGACTTCGCCGGCTTCACGAAGCTCATCGACAAGCTCGGCGGCGTCGAGATCACCACGGCGAAGCCCATCAAGGACGCCAAGAGCCACCTCGACCTCGCGCCGGGCACCCACACCCTCGACGGCGAGCAGTCGCTCGGCCTGGTCCGCACCCGCAAGAGCGTCGGCGACGGCAGCGACCTCGGCCGCATCCAGCTCCAGCAGGCCTTCATGAAGGCGTTCATCGACCAGGTCAAGAACGTCGGCGTGTTCTCGAACCCCGCGAAGCTGTTCGGCATCGCGGACACCGCCACCAAGGCCATCACGCCCGACTCCGAACTGGATTCCGTCAACGAGCTGTCGAGCTTCGCCAGCGGTCTGTCGAAGCTGGGCGCCGACGACGTGCACATGATCACGATGCCGGTGGAGTACGACCCGGCGGACCCCAACCGCGTCCTGCCCGTCGAGGCCAAGGCGCAGCAGGTCTGGTCCGCCCTGAAGGCGGACCGGCCGATCCCGGCCTCGGCCACCCAGGACACCGCCACGGGCAAGGCCGACGGCATCGTGAAGTAGTCCGGAGCTGGTCCGGAGCCCACCGAAAGGAAGCGCCGGGACCCGCCCACGGCCTCGGCGGACCCCGCCCCCGGGGGCGCCGGGAATAGTCGCGGACCGACCCCGGTTTTGGGAGATACGGCCAGTCCTGGCAAACTGGTACGTCGGCCCCGGTTCACGCACGCGTATCCCGCACGGGCGACCCGGAGCCCTCCCTGAACTAGGAGACACCTTGAAGCGCGAGATCCACCCCGAGTACGTCGAGACCCAGGTCAGCTGCACCTGTGGCGCGTCGTTCACCACCCGTAGCACCCTCACCGAGGGCACCATCCGTGCCGAGGTCTGCTCCGAGTGCCACCCGTTCTACACGGGCAAGCAGAAGATCCTCGACACCGGCGGCCGCGTCGCCCGCTTCGAGGCCCGCTTCGGCAAGGCCGGCTCCGCCAAGAAGTAGCGAGCCTTTGCGCCGGTCTTCGGCTGCCCCTGCGCGGGGTGGCCGGGACCGGCGCTTTGCCGTCCCCGTAGCAACTGACGAAAACCACCCAGGAGCCCCCGATGTTCGAGGCGGTCGAGGAACTGGTCGGCGAGCACGTCGACCTCGAGAAGAAGCTCGCCGACCCTTCGGTTCACGCCGATCAGGCCAACGCGCGCAAGCTCAACAAGCGCTACGCCGAGCTGACCCCGATCGTCTCCGCGTACCTGTCCTGGAAGCGGACGGGTGACGACATCGAGACGGCCAAGGAGTTCGCGCACGACGACCCCGACTTCGCCGCCGAGGTCAAGCAGCTGGAGAAGCAGCGCGAGGAGCTCACCGAGAAGCTCCGTCTCCTGCTGGTCCCGCGCGACCCCAGTGACGACAAGGACGTCATCCTGGAGATCAAGGCAGGCGCCGGCGGCGACGAGTCCGCGCTCTTCGCGGGCGACCTGCTGCGCATGTACCTGCGCTACGCCGAGCGCGTCGGCTGGAAGACCGAGATCATCGACTCCACCGAGTCCGAGCTGGGCGGCTACAAGGACGTCCAGGTCGCGGTGAAGACCAAGGGCGGCAACGGCGCGACCGAGCCCGGCAAGGGCGTCTGGGCGCGACTGAAGTACGAGGGTGGTGTGCACCGCGTGCAGCGCGTGCCCGCCACCGAGTCGCAGGGCCGTATCCACACCTCCGCGGCCGGTGTGCTCGTCACGCCGGAGGCCGAGGAGGTCGAGGTCGAGATCCACGCGAACGACCTGCGGATCGACGTCTACCGCTCGTCCGGCCCCGGTGGCCAGTCCGTCAACACGACCGACTCCGCCGTCCGCATCACCCACCTGCCCACCGGCATCGTGGCCTCCTGCCAGAACGAGAAGAGCCAGCTCCAGAACAAGGAGCAGGCCATGCGTATCCTGCGTTCCCGGCTGCTGGCCGCGGCGCAGGAGAAGGCCGAGGCCGAGGCCGCCGACGCGCGCCGCAGCCAGGTCCGCACCGTCGACCGTTCCGAGAAGATCCGTACGTACAACTTCCCGGAGAACCGCATCTCGGACCACCGGGTCGGCTTCAAGTCGTACAACCTGGACCAAGTGCTCGACGGCGAGCTCGACGCGGTCATCCAGGCCTGCGTCGACGCCGACTCCGCCGCCAAGCTGGCGGCGGCGTAAGCACCCGCAAGACCGCCCCACAGCCCCACCCGCACCACGGAGGACCAGCGTGAACCTGCTGCTTGCCGAGGTGGCCCAGGCCACCCAGCGGCTGGCCGACGCCGGCGTTCCCTCACCGCGTTTCGACGCCGAGGAGCTCGCCGCGTTCGTGCACGGCGTGAAGCGGGGGGAGCTGCACAACGTCAAGGACGCCGACTTCGACGCCCGCTACTGGGAGGCGGTCGCCCGCCGCGAGGCGCGCGAACCGCTCCAGCACATCACCGGGCGGGCCTTCTTCCGCTATCTGGAGCTCCAGGTCGGCCCCGGTGTCTTCGTGCCCCGGCCGGAGACCGAGTCGGTCGTCGGCTGGGCCATAGACGCCGTCCGGGCGATGGACGTGGTCGAACCGCTCATCGTCGACCTGTGCACCGGTTCCGGCGCCATCGCGCTCGCCATGGCCCAGGAGGTGCCGCGCTCGCGCGTGCACGCCGTGGAGCTGTCCGACGACGCGCTGGTGTGGACCCGGAAGAACGCGGAGGACTCGCGCGTCACCGTCCACCAGGGCGACGCGCTCACCGCGCTGCCGGAGCTGAACGGCCAGGTCGACCTGGTCATCTCGAACCCGCCGTACATCCCGCTCACCGAGTGGGAGTACGTGGCGCCCGAGGCACGCGACCACGACCCGGACATGGCGCTGTTCTCCGGCGAGGACGGCCTCGACACCATCCGGGGCATCGAGCGCACCGCGCACCGGCTGCTGCGGCCCGGCGGACTCGTCGTCATCGAGCACGCCGACACCCAGGGCGGCCAGGTGCCGTGGATCTTCAACGAGGAGGCCGGCTGGACGGACGCCGCCGACCACCCCGACCTGAACAACCGGCCGCGCTTCGCGACCGCTCGCAAGGCGACGCCGTGACGGGGGTCGTGACCGGGACGGACGAGCGGTATGTTCCGCGCGTTCCGCGCAGTGCGTGTGTTCCGGAGACGACGACGCGGACGACGACGCGAGTGACCAACCAAAGGGAGGACCGGGACTGATGGCTCGGCGATACGACTGCAACGAGGCGACCGACCGGGCCACGGGTCTGCGTGAGGCCGCCTCCGCGGTGCGCCGCGGCGAACTGGTCGTGCTGCCCACCGACACCGTGTACGGGATCGGGGCGGACGCCTTCAGCTCGGAGGCCGTCGCGGACCTGCTCACGGCCAAGGGCCGCGGCCGCAACATGCCCACGCCCGTGCTCATCGGCTCCCCGAACACGCTGCACGGTCTCGTCACGGACTTCTCCGAGATGGCCTGGGAGCTCGTCGACGCCTTCTGGCCCGGTGCGCTGACCCTGGTCGCCCGGCACCAGCCGTCGCTCCAGTGGGACCTCGGCGACACCCGCGGCACCGTCGCGATCCGGATGCCGCTGCACCCGGTGGCGATCGAGCTGCTGACGGAGGTCGGCCCGATGGCGGTGTCCTCGGCGAACCTGACCGGTCACCCGGCGCCGGAGAGCTGCGACGCGGCCCAGGGCATGCTCGGCGACTCCGTCTCCGTGTACCTGGACGGCGGCCCGACGCCCGGCATCGTCCCGTCGTCCATCGTGGACGTCACCGGCAAGGCGCCGGTGCTGCTGCGCGAGGGCGCGCTGACCGCCGAGGACCTCCGGAAGGTGGTACCCGACCTCGAGGTGGCGAATTGACCGCCCCTGAGGGGCGTGGCATAGCGGGGCACGAGCACGAGTACGACCGCAGTACCTTCCGCATCCTCCACGTCAGCACCGGCAACGTCTGCCGCTCGCCCATCACCGAGCGGCTGACCCGCCATGCCCTGGCCGACCGGCTGGGCGACCCCCTGGGCGGGGGCCTGATCGTGGAGAGCGCGGGCACCTGGGGCCACGAGGGCGCCCCGATGGAGGCCAACGCGGAAGTCGTCCTCGCGGACTTCGGCGCGGACTTCAGCGGCTTCGTGGGCCGTGAGCTCCTCGACGAGCACGTCATACGCGCGGATCTGGTCCTGACCGCGACCCGCGACCACCGCGCGCAGGTCATCTCGATGGGGCACTCGGCGGGGCTGCGGACCTTCACGCTGAAGGAGTTCACCCGCCTCGTCCGCGCCATAGACCCGGCGACCCTTCCCGACCCGCGTGGGGCGTACGGGACGGTCGACCGCGCCCGCGCGCTGGTCCGTGCCGCCGCCGCTCTCCGCGGGTGGCTGCTCGCCCCGTCGGAGGAGGCGGACGAGGTGAACGACCCGTACGGCGCGCCGATCACCTTCTTCCGCTCGATCGGCGACGAGATCCAGCAGGCGCTGGATCCGGTCGTGACGGCGCTGACGGGCGTGCCCGCGCGGTACTGAGCCGGCGCGGGGGAGAGCCGCGCCGCGTCCGCCCGCGCCGCGATCCCGTCCGCCGCGTTCCCGGCCGCCTGCGCCGCGTTCCCGTCCGCCGCGTTTCCGTGCGCCGGACATCCCGGCCCGGGCCTTCATCCCTCCCGTCACCCCCGCCCCGCCCGTACACGCGCCCCTGACGGCCCCGTACGGCCTGCCCGCGCGCCGCGGGCAGGGGGAGAGCACCAAGGTGGAGCAGTGAGGGGGCACGAGGCGCTCAGGGTGCCTACAGTGGATTTCAGGCCACCCCCACCGCCCGGAGCGCCCCCATGCCCCCGCTCACCGCGCCGACCGAACCCGCGTCCCCCGACACGTCCCCGGCCGAGGCCGGGACCGAGGCCGGGACCGAGGCCGTGTCCGGCTTCGACGCGGGACTCGGCCTCCTGCGCCGGCAGGACCCCGAGATCGCGGACGTCCTGCTCGGCGAGGCACAGAGGCAGGCGGACGGGCTCCAGCTCATCGCGGCCGAGAACTTCACCTCGCCCGCCGTGCTCGCCGCCCTCGCCTCCCCGCTCGCCAACAAGTACGCCGAGGGCTACCCGGGCGCCCGCTACCACGGGGGCTGCGTCTACGCGGACGCCGCCGAGCGGATCGCCGTCGACCGCGCGAAGGCCCTGTTCGGCGCCGCGCACGCGAACGTGCAGCCGCACTCGGGTTCGTCCGCCGTGCTCGCCGCGTACGCCGCGCTGCTGCGCCCCGGCGACACCGTGCTCGCGATGAGCCTCGCGCACGGCGGGCATCTCACGCACGGCGCGCCCGCGAACTTCTCCGGCCGCTGGTTCGACTTCGTCTCGTACGGCGTGGACGCCGAGACCGGCCTCGTCGACTACGAGCAGGTCGCCGCGCTCGCCCGGCACCACCGGCCGAAGGCGATCGTCTGTGGCTCGATCTCGTACCCCCGCCATCTCGACTACGCGCTGTTCCGCTCCATCGCCGACGAGGTCGGCGCGTACCTCATCGCCGACGCCGCCCACCCGCTCGGTCTGATCGCCGGCGGCGCGGCGCCGAACCCCGTCCCGTTCGCGGACATCGTCTGCGGCACCACCCACAAGGTGCTGCGCGGCCCGCGCGGCGGTCTGGTGCTGTGCGGGGAGGAGCTGGCGGCACGGGTGGACCGGGCGGTGTTCCCGTTCACGCAGGGCGGCGCGCAGATGCACACGATCGCCGCGAAGGCGGTCGCGTTCGGGGAGGCGGCGACGCCGGCCTTCGCCGCGTACGCCCGCCGGGTCGTCGAGAACGCGCGCGTCCTGTCCGCCGCGCTCGCCGCCGAGGGCTTCGCGCCGACGACGGGCGGGACCGACACCCACCTCGTCACCGTCGACCCGACGCCGCTGGGCGTCGACGGCCGGGTCGCCCGCGACCGGCTCGCGGCCGCCGGGATCGTCCTCGACACGTGCGCGCTTCCGTACGGGGAGGGGCACGGCGAGGGGCGCGGCATCCGGCTCGGCACCGCCGCCGTGACCACGCAGGGCATGGGGACGGCGGAGATGGCGAGAATTGCCGCACTGTTCACCGCGGCGCTACGAGACGACGCCGGGGAAACGGCCCGGGTACGGGCGGATGTACGCGAGATCGCCGGGCGATTTCCGCCGTATAGCCGCTGAAACGCCGGTTACGGGAGCGCCTCCGCAACCGTTCGGGACGGGGATGTGTCCTCGACCATGGGGACGGCCCGGCTAGGGTGTGGGGCTGAGATGGCCAGCGATTCCTGTGGGGCAGCCCGTGCGTGATTACCTGCTGACGCTTTGTGTCACGGCCGCGGTGACCTATCTGCTGACCGGTCCGGTGCGGAAGTTCGCCATCGCGACCGGGGCGATGCCGGAGATCCGCGCACGCGACGTACACCGAGAACCGACACCGCGGCTCGGTGGCATCGCCATGTTCTTCGGACTGTGCGCGGGCCTGCTCGTCGCGGACCATCTGCAGAACCTCAGCAGTGTCTTCGAGCTGTCCAACGAGCCCCGCGCGCTGCTCTCCGGCGCCGCGCTGATCTGGCTCGTCGGCGTCCTGGACGACAAGTTCGAGCTGGACGCGCTCATCAAGCTCGGCGCGCAGATGATCTCCGCGGGCGTGATGGTCGTGCAGGGTCTGACGATCCTGTGGCTGCCCATCCCCGGTGTCGGCACGGTCGCCCTCACCCAGTGGCAGGGCACCCTCCTCACCGTCGCGCTGGTCGTCCTGACCATCAACGCGGTGAACTTCGTCGACGGCCTCGACGGCCTCGCGGCCGGCATGGTCTGCATCGCCTCGGCGGCGTTCTTCCTGTACGCGTACCGCATGTGGTACGGCCTCACGATCGAGGCCGCCGCGCCCGCGACGCTCTTCGCCGCGATCCTCATGGGCATGTGTCTGGGCTATCTGCCGCACAACATGCACCCGGCGCGGATCTTCATGGGCGACTCGGGCTCGATGCTGATCGGTCTGATCCTGGCCGCGTCCGCGATCTCGATCACCGGCCAGGTCGACCCCGACCTGCTGGAGATCTTCGAGGGTTCGACGAAGGCCGCCACCCACGCCGCCCTGCCGGTCTTCATCCCGCTGGTGCTGCCGCTGACGATCATCGCGATCCCGATGGCGGACCTGGTGCTGGCGATCGTGCGCCGTACGTGGAAGGGCCAGTCGCCGTTCGCGGCGGACCGCGGGCACCTGCACCACCGGCTCCTGGAGATCGGGCACTCGCACAGCCGTGCCGTGCTGATCATGTACTTCTGGTCGGCGCTCATCGCCTTCGGCACGCTGGCCTACTCGGTGCACTCGACGTCGATGTGGATCGTCCTCACCGTGGTCTTCCTGAGCGCGGTGGGTCTGGTGCTGCTGCTCCTGCCGCGCTTCACGCCGCGGGCGCCGAAGTGGGCGCAGGCGGTCGTGCCGCCGCGTTACCGGCGCCGCGCGTACCGTCTGGCGCAGGCTCAGGCGGCGGAGGAGGCCGCGAGGCTCGACTCCGGCGCCGGTCCGGTCACCGGATCCGAGACGGACGGGCCGGCGGCCGAGGAGGACCGCGAGCCCGTCCCGGCCGGGGTCAACGGAG contains the following coding sequences:
- a CDS encoding peptide chain release factor 1 (RF-1 domain; pfam00472;~This domain is foundin peptide chain release factors; smart00937;~identified by MetaGeneAnnotator; putative;~peptide chain release factor 1 [Streptomyces cattleya NRRL 8057 = DSM46488];~peptide chain release factor 1; Validated; PRK00591), translated to MFEAVEELVGEHVDLEKKLADPSVHADQANARKLNKRYAELTPIVSAYLSWKRTGDDIETAKEFAHDDPDFAAEVKQLEKQREELTEKLRLLLVPRDPSDDKDVILEIKAGAGGDESALFAGDLLRMYLRYAERVGWKTEIIDSTESELGGYKDVQVAVKTKGGNGATEPGKGVWARLKYEGGVHRVQRVPATESQGRIHTSAAGVLVTPEAEEVEVEIHANDLRIDVYRSSGPGGQSVNTTDSAVRITHLPTGIVASCQNEKSQLQNKEQAMRILRSRLLAAAQEKAEAEAADARRSQVRTVDRSEKIRTYNFPENRISDHRVGFKSYNLDQVLDGELDAVIQACVDADSAAKLAAA
- a CDS encoding transcription termination factor rho (ATP binding site [chemical binding];~An RNA-DNA helicase that actively releases nascent mRNAs from paused transcription complexes;~RNA binding site [nucleotide binding];~S1_like: Ribosomal protein S1-like RNA-binding domain. Found in a wide variety of RNA-associated proteins. Originally identified in S1 ribosomal protein. This superfamily also contains the Cold Shock Domain (CSD), which isa homolog of the S1 domain; cl09927;~Transcription termination factor rho isa bacterial ATP-dependent RNA/DNA helicase. It isa homohexamer. Each monomer consists of an N-terminal domain of the OB fold, which is responsible for binding to cysteine rich nucleotides. This alignment is of the...; cd01128;~Walker A motif;~Walker B motif;~identified by MetaGeneAnnotator; putative;~multimer interface [polypeptide binding];~transcription termination factor Rho [Mycobacterium tuberculosis F11];~transcription termination factor Rho; Provisional); this translates as MSDTTDLMGVTADNSVDAAAPAAGAASGTTARRRRSGTGLEGMVLAELQQVASGLGIRGTARMRKGQLIEVIKEAQAGGSGSAASTAGSADTAESKPKRRATSKARTAESAAEAAPKAEKAEKSAPVAQQQIEIPGQPASDDAPAGERRRRRATAPAGSPEGEAKAETAQAVKTETRVEARTDVKTEQQGQAQGEARSEAAGDGAEGRGRRDRGDRGDRGERGDRQGRRDRQRDRGKGDDQQGGQRKDRQERQDRQERQGSQQAGPQDDGFDDDGGRRGRRGRYRDRRGRRGRDDFAGGGEPQVSEDDVLIPVAGILDILDNYAFIRTSGYLPGPNDVYVSLAQVRKSGLRKGDHVTGAVRQPKEGERREKFNALVRLDSVNGMAPESGRGRPEFTKLTPLYPQDRLRLETDPGVLTTRIIDLVSPIGKGQRGLIVAPPKTGKTMIMQAIANAITHNNPECHLMVVLVDERPEEVTDMQRSVKGEVISSTFDRPAEDHTTVAELAIERAKRLVELGHDVVVLLDSITRLGRAYNLAAPASGRILSGGVDSTALYPPKRFFGAARNIEDGGSLTILATALVDTGSRMDEVIFEEFKGTGNMELKLDRKLADKRIFPAVDVDASGTRKEEILLGSDELAITWKLRRVLHALDQQQAIELLIDKLKQTKSNAEFLLQIQKTTPGGNND
- a CDS encoding cell envelope-associated transcriptional attenuator lytR-cpsA-psr, subfamily A1 (Cell envelope-associated transcriptional attenuator LytR-CpsA-Psr, subfamily A1 [Streptomyces venezuelae ATCC10712];~Cell envelope-related transcriptional attenuator domain; pfam03816;~identified by MetaGeneAnnotator; putative) — translated: MTEQNRGGRIRPTGRRRKPHTKGHRTAVIAAWSGAVLVLVAGSGLGYAYVRLDGNLKGVDINAQLGKNRPDDVDNGSMDILLLGSDSRSGANAAYGKDEGGARSDTAMVVHVYPGHKKASVVSIPRDTLVDRPMCASPQGAPVPAERRAMFNTAYEVGGPACAVKTVESMSGIRMDHYIEVDFAGFTKLIDKLGGVEITTAKPIKDAKSHLDLAPGTHTLDGEQSLGLVRTRKSVGDGSDLGRIQLQQAFMKAFIDQVKNVGVFSNPAKLFGIADTATKAITPDSELDSVNELSSFASGLSKLGADDVHMITMPVEYDPADPNRVLPVEAKAQQVWSALKADRPIPASATQDTATGKADGIVK
- a CDS encoding 50S ribosomal protein L31 (50S ribosomal protein L31 [Streptomyces albus J1074];~Ribosomal protein L31; cl00377;~identified by MetaGeneAnnotator; putative); protein product: MKREIHPEYVETQVSCTCGASFTTRSTLTEGTIRAEVCSECHPFYTGKQKILDTGGRVARFEARFGKAGSAKK
- a CDS encoding homoserine kinase (Homoserine kinase [Streptomyces venezuelae ATCC10712];~homoserine kinase; Provisional;~identified by MetaGeneAnnotator; putative), producing the protein MAGPAFRAAAVRVRVPATSANLGPGFDALGLSLGLYDDVVVRVADSGLHIDIAGEGADTLPRDESHLLVRSMRTAFDLLGGQPRGLEVVCANRIPHGRGLGSSSAAICAGIVAARAVTIGGDSRLDAARLLELATEIEGHPDNVAACLLGGFTLAWTESGAARAIRMEPADSIVPVVFVPGKPVLTETARGLLPRTVPHVDAAANAGRAALLVEALTRRPELLLAATEDRLHQEYRAPAMPESVALVNRLRADGVPAVISGAGPTVLALADAHTADKVALLAGEGWAANRLDLDMSGASVLPLAP